The following are from one region of the Ornithorhynchus anatinus isolate Pmale09 chromosome X1, mOrnAna1.pri.v4, whole genome shotgun sequence genome:
- the TATDN2 gene encoding putative deoxyribonuclease TATDN2 — SSCSGTCGSSCSGTCDCSSTCDSSCSGTCDCSGTCDSSCSGTCDSSCSSDCSRSRYPPHPPVPSISADSYREEVTNSQQVPQAEEKEATVNLTPKSQCSDVDDILAPKSSKKSFLSFNLSKISKPSSFPTFYVMYPPYLYSSPWCHYPNCWPSNYKPGSYQSLSSSCHLSENSRNNFGFSSLEPVQSGPQNQSPGSEVMGNSQPQQDQVPQNCQEELEAREKETEQKAKASPSQEEQAVSPLNAQLIQNVSNSSPWHLEEGFIDTHCRLDVLYDKMSFQGPFAKLKEFFKSSFAKEFQGCITDFCDPRTLRTYPWRDLLEEDRVWGTFGCHPHFARFYTERQEKNIVCALNHPKAVGFGEMGLDYSRKCTTSVLDQQKVFKKQLHLGVALRKPLALYCREADADMLEILKKLVPPDHKIHRHCFMGHYNTIKPYLEYFPNLYVGFTAILTYSSAWEIREAVKQIPLERIVVETNAPYFLPYKVPKNTCKYSHPGMALSTVEEIAKLKNESLSHTLAILKQNTCHLYNL, encoded by the exons AGCAGCTGCAGCGGCACCTGCGGCAGCAGCTGCAGCGGCACCTGCGACTGCAGCAGCACCTGCGACAGCAGCTGCAGCGGCACCTGCGACTGCAGCGGCACCTGTGACAGCAGCTGCAGCGGCACCTGCGACAGCAGCTGCAGCAGTGACTGCAGTAGGAGCAGATATCCCCCTCACCCTCCAGTGCCGTCTATCTCAGCCGACTCCTACCGGGAAGAGGTGACCAACTCGCAACAG GTTCCtcaggctgaggagaaggaggcgaCAGTAAACCTGACTCCCAAAAGTCAGTGCTCGGATGTGGACGATATCTTGGCTCCCAAGTCCTCCAAGAAGAGTTTTCTCTCGTTCAACCTCTCAAAGATTTCCAAGCCTTCGTCTTTCCCTACTTTCTACGTGATGTACCCACCTTACTTGTACAGTAGCCCTTGGTGCCACTACCCCAACTGCTGGCCCAGTAACTACAAGCCGGGCTCTTATCAGTCATTGAGCAGCAGCTGCCACTTAAGTGAAAACAGCAGGAACAACTTCGGCTTTTCTTCCCTGGAGCCTGTCCAGAGCGGCCCCCAGAACCAGTCCCCAGGCTCAGAGGTGATGGGGAATAGTCAGCCCCAGCAAGATCAAGTCCCCCAGAACTGTCAGGAAGAATTAGAGGCAAGGGAGAAGGAAACAGAACAGAAAGCAAAAGCATCTCCATCTCAAGAGGAGCAAGCCGTTTCCCCTTTAAACGCTCAGCTGATCCAGAACGTCTCCAACTCATCTCCCTGGCACTTAGAGGAGGGCTTCATTGACACCCACTGTCGCCTGGACGTTCTCTATGACAAGATGTCTTTCCAGGGCCCTTTTGCCAAGTTGAAAGAGTTTTTCAAAAGCTCCTTTGCCAAGGAGTTCCAGGGCTGCATCACAGACTTCTGTGACCCTCGCACCCTCAGGACGTACCCGTGGAGGGATTTGTTGGAAGAAGACCGCGTGTGGGGGACATTTGGCTGTCACCCTCATTTTGCCCGCTTCTACACTGAGCGTCAGGAAAAGAACATTGTGTGTGCCTTGAACCACCCAAAAGCTGTTGGGTTTGGGGAAATGGGACTGGACTATTCTCGTAAATGCACCACTTCAGTTTTAGACCAACAAAAG GTGTTCAAAAAGCAGTTGCATTTGGGTGTGGCCTTAAGAAAGCCACTGGCATtgtactgcagagaagcagatgCCGATATGCTGGAGATATTGAAAAAACTTGTGCCTCCTGATCACAAGATCCACAG gCACTGCTTCATGGGACACTACAATACCATTAAGCCCTACCTAGAGTACTTTCCAAACCTCTATGTGGGATTCACTGCCATTTTGACTTATTCCTCTGCCTGGGAAATACGAGAAGCTGTGAAACAGATACCCTTGGAGCGGATTGTTGTAGAAACAAATGCACCCTACTTCCTCCCTTATAAG GTTCCTAAAAACACGTGCAAGTATTCCCACCCAGGGATGGCCCTGAGCACAGTGGAAGAGATTGCCAAGCTGAAAAACGAGTCCCTCAGCCACACCTTGGCGATCCTGAAGCAGAATACTTGCCACCTTTACAACCTGTAG